A single region of the Accipiter gentilis chromosome 6, bAccGen1.1, whole genome shotgun sequence genome encodes:
- the SLC13A2 gene encoding solute carrier family 13 member 2, translated as MALFWCTEALPLAVTALFPVLLFPLMNIMDSTTVCREYLKDTNMLFIGGLLMAIAIENWHLHKRVALRVLLITGVRPALLLMGFMTVTAFLSMWISNTATTAMMVPIAQAVLEQLHKSEMESSTASQASENINKAFELQEKSTKPDSSEETEEKGSSHVLTVEEDRKRNENLQEEKHKKFCKGMSLCICYSASIGGIATLTGTTPNLVLQGQVEELFPNNGNIINFASWFSFAFPTMILLLVLAWIWLQILYLGFNFQKNFGCAANASAKAKAKQAYDIIKEESKKLGSMKFAEIAVLILFILLVLLWFTRDPGFIPGWATVLFNKNDTSYVTDATVAIFISILLFIIPSGISNNDRDKHQTGSKPKIRAPPALLDWKVVHQKMPWNIVFLLGGGFALAKGSEESGLSSWLGSKLTPLQHIPHPAIALLLCLLIATFTECTSNVATTTLFLPILASMAEAICLNPLYVMLPCTLSASLAFMLPVATPPNAIVFSYGQLKVIDMAKAGFVLNILGVLTITLAINTWASSLFQLQTFPSWANKTGTCP; from the exons ATGGCACTGTTTTGGTGCACAGAAGCCTTGCCGTTGGCTGTCACAGCTCTCTTTCCTGTCTTGCTGTTCCCACTAATGAATATCATGGATTCAACAACA GTCTGCCGGGAGTACTTGAAGGACACCAATATGCTTTTTATTGGGGGACTGCTGATGGCCATTGCGATTGAGAATTGGCACCTACACAAGCGTGTTGCTCTGCGGGTCTTGCTTATCACTGGTGTCAGACCAGCCCT aCTCCTCATGGGTTTCATGACTGTGACCGCCTTCCTGTCGATGTGGATCAGCAATACCGCCACCACTGCCATGATGGTCCCAATAGCACAAGCAGTGTTGGAACAGTTGCACAAGTCAGAAATGGAGTCTAGCACAGCTAGCCAAGCATCTGAAAACATCAACAAAGCCTTTGAACTGCAGGAAAAGTCAACTAAACCAGATAGCTCcgaagaaacagaggaaaaag GTAGTAGTCATGTCCTGACAGTCgaggaagacagaaagagaaatgaaaatctgCAAGAGGAGAAACACAAGAAATTCTGCAAGGGAATGTCTCTCTGTATTTGTTACTCAGCCAGTATTGGAGGCATTGCAACTCTGACTGGGACAACACCAAATCTGGTACTGCAAGGACAAGTTGAGGA GCTCTTTCCTAACAATGGCAATATCATCAACTTTGCCTCTTGGTTCTCCTTTGCCTTCCCCACCATGATCTTGTTACTGGTTTTGGCGTGGATTTGGCTCCAGATACTGTACTTGGGCTTTAA ttttcagaAGAATTTCGGTTGTGCTGCAAATGCCTCTGCAAAGGCTAAGGCGAAACAGGCCTATGACATTATCAAGGAAGAGAGCAAGAAATTGGGCTCAATGAAATTTGCAGAAATAGCAGTTTTGATCCTCTTCATACTACTGGTACTGCTCTGGTTTACAAGAGACCCTGGTTTCATACCAGGTTGGGCAACAGTTCTTTTCAACAAAAATGATACAAG CTATGTCACTGATGCTACAGTTGCCATCTTCATTTCAATCCTGTTGTTCATCATCCCTTCTGGCATTTCTAACAATGACAGAGACAAACACCAAACAG GCAGCAAGCCAAAGATCCGAGCACCTCCAGCTCTCTTGGACTGGAAAGTAGTTCACCAGAAAATGCCATGGAACATTGTGTTTCTGCTGGGAGGTGGCTTTGCCTTAGCCAAAGGCAGTGAG GAATCTGGTCTGTCTTCTTGGTTAGGTAGCAAACTGACTCCTCTGCAGCACATCCCTCATCCAGCTATTGCTCTCCTGTTGTGTCTCCTTATTGCCACTTTCACTGAGTGCACCAGCAATGTGGCCACTACTACCCTCTTTCTCCCTATTCTGGCTTCAATG GCTGAAGCGATCTGCCTCAATCCACTCTATGTCATGCTGCCCTGTACACTTTCAGCATCATTGGCATTCATGCTCCCAGTGGCCACTCCTCCTAACGCCATTGTCTTCTCATATGGACAACTCAAGGTTATAGATATG GCCAAAGCTGGGTTTGTACTCAACATCCTGGGAGTTCTGACCATAACTCTAGCCATCAACACGTGGGCTTCATCTTTGTTCCAACTGCAAACTTTCCCATCTTGGGCAAATAAGACAGGTACATGCCCGTAA